One genomic window of Arachis hypogaea cultivar Tifrunner chromosome 8, arahy.Tifrunner.gnm2.J5K5, whole genome shotgun sequence includes the following:
- the LOC112705528 gene encoding uncharacterized protein isoform X2 codes for MLEAMESSMNGGVPQLQSYGDSSEEELSVLPRHTKVVVTGNNRTKSVLVGLQGVVKKAVGLGGWHWLVLTNGIEVKLQRNALSVIEAPTGNEEDNDLEFENLSWNGSDMASDDRRKSHKSRHRMHRSLGSSHKTMSRSLSGDSLSKGSSASTPNGSTKVYLSKLEMAALWRYWRHFNLVDAVPNPSKEQLVDVVQRHFMSQQMDELQVIVGFVQAAKRLKTVCD; via the exons atgcttgaAGCAATGGAAAGTTCCATGAATGGAGGCGTCCCGCAGTTACAGAGCTATGGAGATAGCAGTGAGGAGGAGCTCTCGGTGCTTCCTCGTCACACGAAAGTGGTGGTTACCGGAAATAACCGCACGAAATCGGTGCTCGTTGGTCTCCAAGGCGTGGTCAAGAAGGCCGTTGGACTAGGCGGTTGGCATTGGCTG GTTCTTACAAATGGCATTGAAGTGAAGCTACAGCGGAATGCTCTTAGTGTGATTGAAGCACCCACTGGCAATGAGGAAGATAATGACCTTGAATTTGAAAACTTGTCCTGGAATGGATCAGATATGG CATCCGACGACAGACGTAAGTCCCATAAATCGAGGCACAGAATGCATAGATCATTGGGATCATCACATAAGACTATGAGTAGGTCCTTGTCTGGTGATTCACTGTCTAAGGGTTCTTCTGCTTCTACGCCGAATGGGTCCACG AAGGTTTATTTAAGTAAGCTGGAGATGGCTGCATTGTGGAGATATTGGCGACATTTTAATCTG GTGGATGCCGTCCCAAACCCATCAAAAGAGCAGCTGGTAGACGTTGTTCAGAGGCATTTCATGTCACAG CAAATGGACGAGTTGCAGGTCATTGTGGGATTTGTTCAAGCTGCAAAGAGGCTCAAGACTGTGTGCGATTGA
- the LOC112705528 gene encoding uncharacterized protein isoform X1 produces the protein MLEAMESSMNGGVPQLQSYGDSSEEELSVLPRHTKVVVTGNNRTKSVLVGLQGVVKKAVGLGGWHWLVLTNGIEVKLQRNALSVIEAPTGNEEDNDLEFENLSWNGSDMASDDRRKSHKSRHRMHRSLGSSHKTMSRSLSGDSLSKGSSASTPNGSTVYLSKLEMAALWRYWRHFNLVDAVPNPSKEQLVDVVQRHFMSQQMDELQVIVGFVQAAKRLKTVCD, from the exons atgcttgaAGCAATGGAAAGTTCCATGAATGGAGGCGTCCCGCAGTTACAGAGCTATGGAGATAGCAGTGAGGAGGAGCTCTCGGTGCTTCCTCGTCACACGAAAGTGGTGGTTACCGGAAATAACCGCACGAAATCGGTGCTCGTTGGTCTCCAAGGCGTGGTCAAGAAGGCCGTTGGACTAGGCGGTTGGCATTGGCTG GTTCTTACAAATGGCATTGAAGTGAAGCTACAGCGGAATGCTCTTAGTGTGATTGAAGCACCCACTGGCAATGAGGAAGATAATGACCTTGAATTTGAAAACTTGTCCTGGAATGGATCAGATATGG CATCCGACGACAGACGTAAGTCCCATAAATCGAGGCACAGAATGCATAGATCATTGGGATCATCACATAAGACTATGAGTAGGTCCTTGTCTGGTGATTCACTGTCTAAGGGTTCTTCTGCTTCTACGCCGAATGGGTCCACG GTTTATTTAAGTAAGCTGGAGATGGCTGCATTGTGGAGATATTGGCGACATTTTAATCTG GTGGATGCCGTCCCAAACCCATCAAAAGAGCAGCTGGTAGACGTTGTTCAGAGGCATTTCATGTCACAG CAAATGGACGAGTTGCAGGTCATTGTGGGATTTGTTCAAGCTGCAAAGAGGCTCAAGACTGTGTGCGATTGA
- the LOC112705529 gene encoding uncharacterized protein isoform X1: MPMATKPALSRAKPKPASSEVARAVLKPGGNRVVAVAEHPTKVKITKKKPQPSPPKDEEVVAPPKIEESVVRGNVSVDSTCSSDSSLSGSSNKNNSVVTRKRRVNNATFISQSPKPSSGPPKRCDWITPNADPRYTAFHDEEWGVPVIDDKKLFELLVFSQALAEYSWPAILNQRHIFRKLFENFEPSSISQFTDKKLLTLKINGSSLLSEPKLRAIVENAKQILKVVKEFGSFSNYCWRFVNHKPLRNEYRYGLQVPAKTPKAEVISKDMMRRGFQCVGPTVVYSFMQVAGLVNDHLITCFRYQQCRVTTTTNELKIVVKDIN; encoded by the exons ATGCCTATGGCCACAAAGCCAGCTCTGTCACGTGCTAAACCCAAACCTGCTTCCTCAGAAGTAGCGAGAGCCGTTCTGAAACCGGGTGGGAACAGAGTTGTTGCAGTAGCTGAACACCCCACCAAAGTGAAGATAACGAAGAAGAAGCCGCAGCCATCACCACCCAAGGACGAGGAGGTGGTGGCACCGCCAAAAATTGAAGAGTCGGTTGTCCGAGGTAACGTGTCAGTGGACAGCACGTGCTCCTCGGATTCCTCCTTGTCTGGTTCGAGCAATAAAAACAATAGTGTAGTAACGAGGAAGAGGAGAGTGAATAATGCTACCTTTATTTCTCAATCCCCCAAGCCCTCATCAGGACCGCCCAAGAGGTGTGACTGGATCACTCCAAATGCTG ACCCTCGGTATACTGCTTTCCATGATGAAGAATGGGGTGTTCCAGTTATTGATGATAAAAAGCTATTTGAGCTTTTAGTCTTTTCACAAGCATTAGCAGAATATAGCTGGCCAGCTATTCTTAACCAAAGACACATATTTAG GAagctttttgaaaattttgaaccatcatcaatttcacaatttaCTGATAAGAAGTTGCTAACACTGAAAATAAACGGCAGCTCATTGTTATCAGAACCAAAGCTCCGCGCCATTGTGGAAAATGCCAAGCAAATACTTAag GTTGTGAAAGAGTTTGGTTCATTCAGCAATTATTGCTGGAGATTCGTTAACCACAAACCACTTAGGAATGAATATCGATATGGACTTCAAGTTCCTGCGAAGACCCCAAAAGCAGAGGTCATAAGCAAGGACATGATGCGCAGAGGTTTCCAATGCGTGGGACCCACCGTGGTTTATTCGTTCATGCAGGTAGCAGGACTCGTTAATGATCACCTAATTACATGTTTCAGGTACCAGCAATGCAGGGTCACAACAACCACAAACGAACTCAAAATTGTCGTTAAAGATATTAATTAA
- the LOC112705529 gene encoding uncharacterized protein isoform X2 encodes MPMATKPALSRAKPKPASSEVARAVLKPGGNRVVAVAEHPTKVKITKKKPQPSPPKDEEVVAPPKIEESVVRGNVSVDSTCSSDSSLSGSSNKNNSVVTRKRRVNNATFISQSPKPSSGPPKRCDWITPNADPRYTAFHDEEWGVPVIDDKKLFELLVFSQALAEYSWPAILNQRHIFRHLFENFEPSSISQFTDKKLLTLKINGSSLLSEPKLRAIVENAKQILKVVKEFGSFSNYCWRFVNHKPLRNEYRYGLQVPAKTPKAEVISKDMMRRGFQCVGPTVVYSFMQVAGLVNDHLITCFRYQQCRVTTTTNELKIVVKDIN; translated from the exons ATGCCTATGGCCACAAAGCCAGCTCTGTCACGTGCTAAACCCAAACCTGCTTCCTCAGAAGTAGCGAGAGCCGTTCTGAAACCGGGTGGGAACAGAGTTGTTGCAGTAGCTGAACACCCCACCAAAGTGAAGATAACGAAGAAGAAGCCGCAGCCATCACCACCCAAGGACGAGGAGGTGGTGGCACCGCCAAAAATTGAAGAGTCGGTTGTCCGAGGTAACGTGTCAGTGGACAGCACGTGCTCCTCGGATTCCTCCTTGTCTGGTTCGAGCAATAAAAACAATAGTGTAGTAACGAGGAAGAGGAGAGTGAATAATGCTACCTTTATTTCTCAATCCCCCAAGCCCTCATCAGGACCGCCCAAGAGGTGTGACTGGATCACTCCAAATGCTG ACCCTCGGTATACTGCTTTCCATGATGAAGAATGGGGTGTTCCAGTTATTGATGATAAAAAGCTATTTGAGCTTTTAGTCTTTTCACAAGCATTAGCAGAATATAGCTGGCCAGCTATTCTTAACCAAAGACACATATTTAGGCAT ctttttgaaaattttgaaccatcatcaatttcacaatttaCTGATAAGAAGTTGCTAACACTGAAAATAAACGGCAGCTCATTGTTATCAGAACCAAAGCTCCGCGCCATTGTGGAAAATGCCAAGCAAATACTTAag GTTGTGAAAGAGTTTGGTTCATTCAGCAATTATTGCTGGAGATTCGTTAACCACAAACCACTTAGGAATGAATATCGATATGGACTTCAAGTTCCTGCGAAGACCCCAAAAGCAGAGGTCATAAGCAAGGACATGATGCGCAGAGGTTTCCAATGCGTGGGACCCACCGTGGTTTATTCGTTCATGCAGGTAGCAGGACTCGTTAATGATCACCTAATTACATGTTTCAGGTACCAGCAATGCAGGGTCACAACAACCACAAACGAACTCAAAATTGTCGTTAAAGATATTAATTAA